One stretch of Nicotiana tabacum cultivar K326 chromosome 18, ASM71507v2, whole genome shotgun sequence DNA includes these proteins:
- the LOC107802706 gene encoding LOW QUALITY PROTEIN: RNA polymerase II C-terminal domain phosphatase-like 4 (The sequence of the model RefSeq protein was modified relative to this genomic sequence to represent the inferred CDS: deleted 1 base in 1 codon), which yields MSLAADSPVHSSSSDDFAAFLDTELDSASDVSPDQDEVENEEAEGEEEVEDEEEQDEDGGDGDDHDDVGSDSSRINKRKAEVLEAAVYPMSSASRGEPAETSGASLDICSHPGVMGGMCIRCGQTVENESGVAFGYIHKNLRLADDEIARLRDKDLKNLLRHKKLYLVLDLDHTLLNSTRLADISAEELYLKDQREVLPDALRSNLFKLDWIHMMTKLRPFVQTIREQSSSLFEMYIYTMGERPYALEMANLLDPGGIYFHSRVIAQGDCTQRHQKGLDVVVGQESAVLILDDTEAVWGKHKENLILMERYHFFTSSCRQFGLKCKSLSETKSDENEAEGALASVLKVLQQIHTLFFDPERRDNIMERDVRQVLKQVRKEILKGCKIVFTRVFPTQFQAENHHLWKLAEQLGATCSTEVDQSVTHVVSMDAGTDKSRWAVKEEKFLVHPRWIEAANYLWRKPPEENFPVSS from the exons ATGAGTCTGGCAGCAGATTCTCCGGTGCACTCATCAAGCAGCGATGATTTTGCAGCATTTCTCGATACAGAGTTGGACTCTGCTTCTGATGTATCACCTGACCAAGACGAAGTAGAAAATGAAGAAGCAGAGGGAGAGGAGGAGGTGGAAGATGAGGAAGAGCAAGATGAAGACGGTGGCGATGGTGATGATCATGATGATGTTGGCTCAGATTCTAGCAG GATAAACAAGCGCAAAGCAGAGGTTTTGGAAGCTGCAGTTTATCCAATGAGTTCAGCATCTCGCGGAGAACCAGCAGAAACTTCAG GAGCATCTCTGGATATATGCTCACATCCTGGTGTCATGGGAGGGATGTGTATACGGTGTGGGCAGACGGTGGAAAATGAATCGGGTGTAGCTTTTGGATACATACACAAG AATTTGAGGCTTGCAGATGATGAAATTGCTCGATTGCGTGACAAGGACCTGAAGAACTTATTACGCCATAAAAAGCTGTACTTGGTTCTTGATTTAGACCATACACTTCTGAACTCAACTAGACTTGCAGATATTTCAGCAGAAGAATTATACTTGAAAGACCAACGAGAAGTACTGCCTG ATGCTTTGAGAAGCAACCTTTTCAAATTGGATTGGATACACATGATGACAAAGCTGAGGCCATTTGTCCAGACT ATAAGAGAGCAAAGCAGTAGTTTATTCGAGATGTACATTTACACAATGGGTGAACGTCCTTATGCATTGGAAATGGCAAACTTACTTGACCCTGGAGGTATCTACTTCCATTCTAGAGTGATTGCTCAAGGAGACTGCACCCAGAGGCATCAAAAGGGTCTCGATGTTGTTGTGGGTCAAGAAAGTGCTGTCCTGATCCTTGATGATACTGAAGCG GTATGGGGAAAGCACAAGGAGAACCTAATACTGATGGAGCGATATCATTTCTTTACCTCAAGTTGTCGACAATTTGGTTTAAAATGTAAATCACTTTCTGAAACGAAAAGTGATGAAAATGAAGCTGAGGGAGCGCTTGCCTCTGTTTTAAAAGTACTGCAACAGATCCACACTCTGTTCTTCGACCCG gAACGCAGGGACAATATTATGGAGCGAGATGTTAGGCAG GTGCTGAAACAAGTTCGGAAGGAAATATTGAAGGGTTGTAAAATCGTCTTCACCCGGGTGTTTCCTACACAATTCCAAGCAGAAAATCACCACTTGTGGAAATTGGCTGAGCAATTAGGAGCCACATGCTCCACAGAAGTCGATCAATCGGTGACACATGTGGTCTCCATGGATGCTGGAACTGACAAATCGCGTTGGGCGGTGAAGGAGGAGAAATTTTTGGTCCATCCAAGATGGATTGAAGCTGCTAATTATTTATGGCGAAAGCCGCCTGAAGAAAACTTCCCAGTCAGTTCATAA